In one Oreochromis aureus strain Israel breed Guangdong linkage group 2, ZZ_aureus, whole genome shotgun sequence genomic region, the following are encoded:
- the LOC116329451 gene encoding non-histone chromosomal protein HMG-14A-like: MPKRKAHGAEAGEKEEPQRRSARLSAKPAPPKPEPKVKKAAKKEKAVNDKKEDKKTKKAKENAEAEANEENHSENGEAKTNEVEAAPEEAKEEAKSE, encoded by the exons ATGCCCAAGAGAAAG gCACACGGAGCAGAGGCAGGAGAAAAGGAGGAG CCCCAGAGGAGATCAGCTCGGTTATCGGCG AAACCGGCCCCGCCCAAGCCGGAACCAAAGGTGAAGAAGGCGGCAAAG aaagaaaaggctGTGAACGACAAGAAGGAGGACAAGAAGACCAAGAAGGCGAAGGAGAACGCCGAGGCAGAGGCGAACGAGGAAAACCACTCTGAGAACGGCGAGGCCAAGACCAACGAG GTGGAGGCAGCCCCTGAGGAGGCCAAGGAGGAGGCCAAGTCCGAGTAG